A window from Cryptomeria japonica chromosome 1, Sugi_1.0, whole genome shotgun sequence encodes these proteins:
- the LOC131068221 gene encoding uncharacterized protein LOC131068221 has translation MPPRAVAIKKPAKMDSDEEFQSRPRRKMSSRMKMKAPVSECSWTKEEDEKLKKTVQMYEESDWKKITACIVGKTDVQCFQRWQKVLNPNLVKGYWTKEEDEKLTELVEMFGTKRWAAVARSIPGRIGKQCRERWYNHLDPSIKKGAWTKEEERILARSHLKLGNKWAVISKLLPGRSENAVKNHWNTSLKRKAARKSSEEEEAESVSLSEELPEMSSSSDYFTDFELT, from the exons ATGCCTCCAAGAGCTGTAGCAATCAAGAAACCCGCCAAGATGGACAGTGATGAAGAATTCCAGTCTCGCCCTAGACG AAAAATGAGCTCAAGAATGAAGATGAAAGCCCCCGTTTCAGAATGTTCCTGGACGAAGGAGGAG GATGAAAAGCTTAAGAAGACTGTTCAGATGTACGAAGAGAGTGACTGGAAGAAAATAA CTGCTTGCATTGTGGGCAAGACTGATGTACAGTGCTTTCAACGATGGCAAAAGGTTCTGAACCCTAATCTTGTGAAGGGCTACTGGACTAAAGAG GAGGATGAGAAGCTAACTGAGCTGGTAGAGATGTTTGGGACAAAGAGGTGGGCGGCCGTTGCCCGTTCAATCCCTGGTCGAATTGGCAAACAGTGCCGCGAAAG GTGGTATAATCATCTGGATCCGAGTATTAAGAAAGGAGCATGGACAAAAGAAGAGGAGAGAATCTTGGCGAGATCTCACCTCAAACTGGGCAACAAATGGGCTGTCATTTCTAAGCTCCTTCCTGGCAG ATCAGAGAACGCTGTAAAGAACCATTGGAATACTTCCTTGAAGAGAAAGGCTGCAAGAAAATCAAGTGAGGAGGAGGAAGCTGAGAGTGTCAGTTTATCAGAGGAACTGCCTGAGATGAGCTCTAGCTCTGATTATTTCACGGACTTTGAGTTGACCTAA